The segment GGATTACTATTGGTGGGAAAAGTATGATTGAACATTTAGAAACAATCAACCATCGTGAGGCAATACTCTTTATAGAGAAACTTATTTCTAATAAAGAACCCCTATCTGAATGGAATATCAAAAATATCCATGCCTTGATACTTAAAGAAATAGATAATACTAACGCCGGTAAATATCGGAGCGAAAATGTTGTAATAAGCGGTGCTAAGCATATTCCACCGAAGCACTATGAAATTGGAGATTTGATGCAAAAACTTATAGCAGAGTATCAGAGTGAATGGGAAGGGTTTCATCCAGTCGTGAGAGCAACATTGCTACATGGAGAATTTGTGAAAATTCATCCTTTCATTGATGGAAATGGAAGGACTTCTAGACTGCTTCTCAATTTTGAGTTAATGAAATATGGATATCCTCCAATCATTATCAAGAATACGCAGCGGGCAAGATACTATGATGTTCTTGATCTGGCACATACAACTATGAATTACGAGCCATTTGTAAAATTAGTGTCAGAACTGTTGATAGAGTCAGAAAAACTATGGTTATCCGTATTAGATTAAAAAGCTAAAGAATAATGCTTCATTACATTAAGTTGTCTCTATAAAGCCGATAGGTTGATGCACATATCAAATGGGGTGAATATTTTTGCAACTGGAAGACGCGGGGACGTTTCTGTTGTCTTACTTGATAACCTCTGTTATGAATAGGGTGATGGAAATGGGAAGGGAAGCAAGCAAAAGTTCAACTGGGATATATCATATTATGTTAAATCAGGGATATGTACCATAATACAGGAACTAGTAACGGCAATTAGGAAGAGTAATAGGAGGAAAGACAATTATAGAGAAAGCAATTAGACAAGACAGATGAAACGTCCCTGCGTCTTCCGTCTAGGGTTTATAGAAAGCCCCATGTCAGGTAGCGTATTGCTATTTGCAGGATAACTAAGGGCACGATGCGAACTACCTTAAAAGGGGGAATATAAAGGTGGATATCCGGCAAAGAGCCCGTCAACTAGGGGCGTCTAAAGCTCTAATTATTACCAAAGAGCAGTTAGTTATAGAACAGGCGGTAAGAAATGCTTGTGTTGAAAACCAATGCGGTCATTACGACAGTAACTTTATGTGCCCTCCCCATGTGGGAGAAATATCGGACTTTGAAGAAGTTCTTGATGAATACAGCCAAGGTCTATTAGTGCAGGTAAAACGTGATATTAAATCTCTCGAGGACAAAGAGGCAATTTTATCATTGGCTGGACAATTACATCAGTTGGTGCTAGCTATAGAAAAAGAAGCAAAGCAGCAGGACTATTCCCGCGCAAAGGCCTTAAGCGCAGGTCATTGTAAACTTTGCGAACCATGTCCGATTAATACGGGCGCCGACACGTGCATTAAACCCGACCTGGCTCGCCCTGCCATGGAAGCAGTGGGAATCAATGTAGTGGAAAGCTGCCGTCGCGCCGGGGCACCGCTTGAATTTTTGCAACATGAGGTTACCTGGGTTGGGCTGATCTTACTAAAATAAGCGGAAACCAGTTTTGATTTTATTAAAGGAAGTTTAATATGGTTCGCTAAATAGAAACTATTAGCTAATAAATAGAAACTATTATTGGAAGAGGTAGAAA is part of the Metallumcola ferriviriculae genome and harbors:
- a CDS encoding Fic family protein, coding for MEFNFSYLDSLKESIDEHRPFSKGLANSLQEKLIVEWTYNSNAIEGNTLTLSETKVVLEGITIGGKSMIEHLETINHREAILFIEKLISNKEPLSEWNIKNIHALILKEIDNTNAGKYRSENVVISGAKHIPPKHYEIGDLMQKLIAEYQSEWEGFHPVVRATLLHGEFVKIHPFIDGNGRTSRLLLNFELMKYGYPPIIIKNTQRARYYDVLDLAHTTMNYEPFVKLVSELLIESEKLWLSVLD
- a CDS encoding DUF2284 domain-containing protein codes for the protein MDIRQRARQLGASKALIITKEQLVIEQAVRNACVENQCGHYDSNFMCPPHVGEISDFEEVLDEYSQGLLVQVKRDIKSLEDKEAILSLAGQLHQLVLAIEKEAKQQDYSRAKALSAGHCKLCEPCPINTGADTCIKPDLARPAMEAVGINVVESCRRAGAPLEFLQHEVTWVGLILLK